The following is a genomic window from Micropterus dolomieu isolate WLL.071019.BEF.003 ecotype Adirondacks linkage group LG12, ASM2129224v1, whole genome shotgun sequence.
ctagcatgctaacatcagcaggCTACATGCTACAagagacctcctcctcctcctcctcctcctcctgctcctcctcctcctctccggtTCCGACCGTCACATTAAGTGTGGGTTCTGTAGAGATACGGGGTTCTGATGGCTCCACTGTTGAATCCTGCTACATTACATCTTGTTTACagtcaatatgaagctacgTGTCGGAACCAGGCCGAGCTAACGCCACGTTAGCTTCttgttagctgctagctgtgttcatgaacactgacctgaacatcggtgctATCAGAGCTCGAGCCTGCTGTTTGTCCTCCGGGGACGTTGTTGCTCCGGGGCTCCGGGTCCTGGTTGTCCTCCTCCATCCCGCTCTTGGTCCTGGTCTCTGAGATCCAGCAGGTCTCCTCTGGGACTGTCGGAGCGCTGCAGGAACTCGTGGTTCGCCGTGTTCTGCGTTTTGTTCCTTTCCGGCAGACTTGGCTCTGTTAGTGCATTGCTGCCTCCCGCTGGTGATAAAGACAGTCTACATTAATGCTCCTCCTGACCTGTATTTTCCAATATCGGCCCACTAATTTCAGGAAGTTAATTAGTTCCaatgctctcttttttttgATTAGGACCATCAtccattttaaagttttaaaagatAATAGTTCAACTCCTAAACTGTTTAGACTCATGAATAACAGCCTCCTTCTCTCAGTATATCTCAGACAGTGCACAATATGTTTGACAGACTCCTGTACTGCACAGTCTGGAGGCAAAATCATTGTATTCACAGGGTTAATTGATGGTTAGATGTCATCGAACTTCCTCCCTCTGTTGACTTTCCGCCTCTCAAGCTGCCATTGTTGAGTCAGTCTTTCCTTTATGATGCCACAACACTCCAGTCTGTCTAAAGACTCCTCCACTTCTTCCCTGTCTAAACTTGAGCCTTCAGCCTCATTTCCCTCAACCCCGACAACTCCCCTGCTTCCACTAACAGTGCCAGAATTGGTGTTGTCCAGAATGCCCCATATCCTCAAAGCCCTAGATTGAACCACATCTCATTTATTTAGTGTGGACCTAGATGCCGATCCACATGCAAGACACTCATAATGAAAAACTGATCTTATCATATAGCTTTATAAATCATCAGCATAAGATTCTTGTTTGCACCCAGAACACCCAACCAAGTACCTCATAATATTAATAAcctttccacatttatttaccaTCCTACATACATGTTCTTTATCTTAACTTTTCATCCACTCAGACACTAAGAAACTTGAAGACCCAGACTCTCTCAAGAGGTTCCCCATACTACTTAAGTCTACGTTCGTCTTCCTGCCAAACACCATAGTaaactgctgcttcttctgtcCCTGACATCTGGGTTCAGTattggagcagcagcagccgtcGGAAACTGATTTCTACACGTGTGACAGGTGAAGAGtgttaatcagaatcagaaagagctttaatAGTATTTTACACGTATGAGGACTTGGTGATAGCGTGCTACAGATAGACAAACATGTAgttgtaaatataaatacatgatACACAGATGCACATTATAAAAGAATAACTATGTGTAGAGACAGAACAATGTAGCAGATTTTTACATTACTCCAGTTGTCTTCTGCAGTCATAACAGGAAGAGaggatttgtatttatttaactatataaattgacaaaataagaAAGTGTAGAAGAATGATAATGAATATGTGCAATGATAtgcaaaataattatattacatTAGACAGACAATGAGGCTGCAGTGAGCGAGGACGTCCCATGTGGTGAATGAAAGTCCCCCATGTTCATGTCTCCTCCCTCTCAGAGATGCTCGGAGGAAGCCAGGAGTCAAACAGCGTCCACTTGTCCCACCTGTTGTTCCTCTCTGGCGTCTGGACACGAGCTTCACCTGAAACTCCACCTGACAACATGTGATGACACAGATCACTGAGACGTTTCTGCTGGACAGCTTCTGACTGTTACCTGCAAGGTGAGCGTGTTGATGAACACGTGACAGTGATCCACATCGTTAGAACAACACTGTGATGCACTTTGACCACAGAGACTCACTCAGTGTTTCACTGGATCACCTGAAGAGACCGGCTCAGGTGTGTTTGACTTCTGTGGGGAAACAACAAGAAATGCATCAGGTGTTGTGAGGAGACGAGTTATGGATCATTTTGAGAAGCATGAATATCCTCTGAGGAGGAAAACTGTAAATACAACCTCCAATGTACAGAAAGCATTTCTCCTCTCAGCATCATGAAAATGGATCTAAAGCTGTGAGACTGATGGATTCACCAGGCAGAAAGACTTTGGTTACAGCGTCCCCATGTGGCAGAGTGGGGCCATATTTTCTACATGTGTGATGactgaggagagaaaaaagtttgatgtgtcTAAGATTTATCACTGCATGATAAAAGATGCGTTTGCATATGGCTTcatgttcacacagtgaaattacAAAACCACTCACAGGTGTGCTAAATAGGTAGGTCACATGACCAGTAAATTGTTGTACATTGTTCTcgggttaaaataaaatatttatattccTCCAGAATTGTAAAGGGAATAACAAAAGCAGAGGAACGTCTTCATGATGATTCAGCAAATGGAAATGATTCCATGTGTGTGGAATCCAAATCAGAAATTAATCCTAAAAACTTTCAGTCACTTtgtctgcttcctcttcttcggCCAAAAGGCCTCTTTCAACagaccacagatccagaccccagcTCCAGAatcagaaacacctgcagaaagcaacaggagagaggagagggatgagaaagcaacAGACTgggggaaagggaagaagttgaGTTGGTAACATGTATTAATGGGATATGGTTTCAtacagatggagggagagaggagctcagtaaaaacacaaacaccaaaccAATTTTCAGTATTAGTGGAAATGTGTAAGTAGTTCTGCTTAGTTCAGTTCCTGTTTCGAATGTTGGCACAAAACTTCACATTATCCCAACAAAGTTAAACATNNNNNNNNNNNNNNNNNNNNNNNNNNNNNNNNNNNNNNNNNNNNNNNNNNNNNNNNNNNNNNNNNNNNNNNNNNNNNNNNNNNNNNNNNNNNNNNNNNNNACAGTGATCCACATCGTTAGAACAACACTGTGATGCACTTTGACCACAGAGACTCACTCAGTGTTTCACTGGATCACCTGAAGAGACCGGCTCAGGTGTGTTTGACTTCTGTGGGGAAACAACAAGAAATGCATCAGGTGTTGTGAGGAGACGAGTTATGGATCATTTTGAGAAGCATGAATATCCTCTGAGGAGGAAAACTGTAAATACAACCTCCAATGTACAGAAAGCATTTCTCCTCTCAGCATCATGAAAATGGATCTAAAGCTGTGAGACTGATGGATTCACCAGGCAGAAAAACTTTGGTTACAGCGCCCCCATGTGGCAGAGTGGGGCCAAATTTTTTACATGTGTAATGactgaggagagaaaaaagtttgatgtgtcTAAGATTTATCACTACATGGTAAAAGATGCGTTTGCATATGGCTTcatgttcacacagtgaaattacAAAACCACTCACAGGTGTGCTAAATAGACCCTGTGTAGGTCACATGGCCAGTAAATTGTTGTACATTGTTCTcgtgttaaaataaaatctttatattcCTCCAGAATTGTAAAGGGAATAACAAAAGCAGAGGAACGTCTTCATGATGATTCAGCAAATGGAAATGATTCCATGTGTGTGGAATCCAAATCAGAAATTAATCCTAAAAACTTTCAGTCACTTtgtctgcttcctcttcttcagccAAAAGGCCTCTTTCAACagaccacagatccagaccccagcTCCAGAatcagaaacacctgcagaaagcaacaggagagaggagagggatgagaaagcaacAGACTgggggaaagggaagaagttgaGTTAATAACATGTATTAATGGGATATGGTTTCAtacagatggagggagagaggagctcagtaaaaacacaaacaccaaaccAATCTTCAGTATTAGTGGAAATGTGTAAGTAGTTCTGCTTAGTTCAGTTCCTGTTTCGAATGTTGGCACAAAACTTCACATTATCCCAACAAAGTTAAACATGGTATACCAATTAATGCATATTTGATTCTGCACGGCaaagtttaactttttttatttaagtgtcCTTAAGGATTCTGGTGTTGACCTCGTCCTCTTTACTTTTATCAGCTTTAATATTTCAGTTGATAATTTGCTCATGTGCTATTTATTCCATAATAAACTGGCATTTAATCAAATAACAACAACCTTCCATTATAGGAGGACTGGATGTTTCTGTTAAAGGTAACAGGATACAAACCCTCTGCACACAGTTTGCTCCTCCAGTGACTTTAAAGGGACTAGATGTAGTCTTTCAATACAATTACTTGATAAATCAAAtattcattgccttattgtcaatgggctcacttataaatgaagcacaggcctgttttctctgttgcttgcatcagccactattctgctatATATGTGAAGGAACCGGGTGGAGTCTGACTACAGCGACACCACCGCAGAGAAAGACCAATCCACTCATTTTGCTtgctgcggtctaactgttctAAAGTCTCACAACAATCTCAAtctaatattcagtccagctgaTGCAGTGAATATACTGTTATCATGTAACCAGTAtagattagttcaacctcaagctgataaaaatattactgtaatgttgcagttgAGTTTACCTGAGACGCTGTCACAATGCTTTTTTTCCCGTGCGATGACTTTAACACTTTAAACTGCTC
Proteins encoded in this region:
- the LOC123980224 gene encoding uncharacterized protein LOC123980224 isoform X4, giving the protein MEEDNQDPEPRSNNVPGGQTAGSSSDSTDVQILMSSVQQHQNKRWKLIYKGVSDSGAGVWICGLLKEAFWPKKRKQTNHHTCRKYGPTLPHGDAVTKVFLPGESISLTALDPFS